AACCACAAATATCATCTCAACAAGATACGAAGAGCCGAGTTTAGATCACCTAAGATTATTATCTAATTAAAAATGTCACTTAGGAAAATTACTAAGTGACATATAGTTGGGTAGATCAGCCTTCTTCGTCCGGGCGACCAATGCAGGCGTAGGTAAAGTCATATTTGGCGACTTCGTCCCTACCGTAGATATTGCGCAAGTCCACAAGAACTGGCGTTGCCATTTCATCTTTCAGGCGTTTGAAATCCAACGCGCGGAAAGCATCCCATTCCGTGACAATCACAAGAGCATGCGCATCCTTGGAAATTTCATAAGCGTTGGTGCCAAAGGTAACGTCCTTCATCAGCTCAACGGCTGCATCCATACCTTCTGGGTCGTAGGCATGAATATCTGCGCCTTTATCCTGTAGGGCTTGCACAATGGAAAGGGCAGGGCTGTCGCGCATGTCATCGGTATTAGGTTTGAAGGTTAGGCCCAAAATCGCGATTTTCTTGCCACGCACGTCACCGCCTACGGCAGCTGCAACTTTTTTGGACATAGAACGTTTGCGCTGATCATTGATGGAGCAGGTGGTCTCAATCAGCCGCATAGGGCTCGAGTTATCCTGGGCTGTTTTTACCAGCGCAAGTGTATCCTTTGGAAAGCAGGACCCACCATAACCAGGGCCAGCATTTAAGAACTTAGAACCAATACGTTTATCCAAACCAATGCCGCGCGCGACATCCTGAACGTTTGCGCCGACAGCTTCACTTAGGTCAGCAATCTCGTTGATAAAGGTAATTTTCATCGCAAGGAATGCGTTGCCTGCGTACTTAATCAGCTCTGACGTGCGGCGACTAGTG
The window above is part of the Pseudovibrio sp. Tun.PSC04-5.I4 genome. Proteins encoded here:
- a CDS encoding UDP-glucose/GDP-mannose dehydrogenase family protein, with product MIISVIGSGYVGLVSGTCFADFGHEVICVDKAEEKIEKLINGQIPIYEPGLEELVASNVKAGRLSFTTEFSDAVRKASVIFIAVGTPSRRGDGHADLSYVYAAAEEIAQSIEGFTVIVTKSTVPVGTGDEVERIIRNTNPDADFEVVSNPEFLREGAAISDFKRPDRIVVGLSSDRAKVVMTEVYRPLYLNQSPLVFTSRRTSELIKYAGNAFLAMKITFINEIADLSEAVGANVQDVARGIGLDKRIGSKFLNAGPGYGGSCFPKDTLALVKTAQDNSSPMRLIETTCSINDQRKRSMSKKVAAAVGGDVRGKKIAILGLTFKPNTDDMRDSPALSIVQALQDKGADIHAYDPEGMDAAVELMKDVTFGTNAYEISKDAHALVIVTEWDAFRALDFKRLKDEMATPVLVDLRNIYGRDEVAKYDFTYACIGRPDEEG